A single Theropithecus gelada isolate Dixy chromosome 7b, Tgel_1.0, whole genome shotgun sequence DNA region contains:
- the BTBD6 gene encoding BTB/POZ domain-containing protein 6 yields MLLPLACLHGRVAQCLTSLLLLAEPLPRPRRGARARGAASTDAEAAPAAPPAKMAAELYAPASAAAADLANSNAGAAVGRKAGPRSPPSAPAPAPPPPAPAPPTLGNNHPESPGWRCCRPTLRERNALMFNNELMADVHFVVGPPGATRTVPAHKYVLAVGSSVFYAMFYGDLAEVKSEIHIPDVEPAAFLILLKYMYSDEIDLEADTVLATLYAAKKYIVPALAKACVNFLETSLEAKNACVLLSQSRLFEEPELTQRCWEVIDAQAEMALRSEGFCEIDRQTLEIIVTREALNTKEAVVFEAVLNWAEAECKRQGLPVTPRNKRHVLGRALYLVRIPTMTLEEFANGAAQSDILTLEETHSIFLWYTATNKPRLDFPLTKRKGLAPQRCHRFQSSAYRSNQWRYRGRCDSIQFAVDRRVFIAGLGLYGSSSGKAEYSVKIELKRLGVVLAQNLTKFMSDGSSNTFPVWFEHPVQVEQDTFYTASAVLDGSELSYFGQEGMTEVQCGKVAFQFQCSSDSTNGTGVQGGQIPELIFYA; encoded by the exons atGCTGCTGCCCCTGGCCTGCCTGCATGGCCGCGTTGCTCAGTGCCTGACCTCCCTGCTTTTGCTTGCAGAGCCGCTCCCAAGGCCCCGGCGCGGTGCGAGGGCGCGGGGCGCGGCGTCCACAGACGCCGAggccgcccccgccgccccgcCCGCGAAGATGGCGGCGGAGCTCTACGCCCCCGCCAGCGCCGCGGCCGCGGACCTCGCCAACAGCAACGCCGGTGCCGCCGTGGGCAGGAAGGCCGGGCCGCGCAGCCCGCCCAGCGCCCCCGCGCCCGCGCCCCCGCCGCCCGCGCCCGCGCCCCCCACACTCGGCAACAACCACCCGGAAAGCCCCGGCTGGCGGTGCTGCCGCCCCACGCTGCGCGAGAG GAACGCGCTCATGTTTAACAACGAGCTCATGGCCGACGTGCACTTCGTCGTGGGGCCCCCGGGGGCGACCAGGACGGTGCCCGCCCACAAG TACGTCCTGGCTGTCGGCAGCTCCGTCTTCTATGCCATGTTCTACGGGGACCTGGCGGAAGTCAAATCTGAAATTCACATTCCAGACGTGGAGCCCGCAGCCTTTCTGATCCTGTTAAA GTACATGTACAGTGATGAGATCGATCTGGAAGCTGACACGGTGCTGGCCACTCTCTACGCTGCTAAGAAGTACATCGTCCCAGCATTGGCAAAAGCTTGTGTCAACTTTCTGGAGACAAGTTTGGAAGCCAAGAACGCCTGTGTCTTGCTGTCCCAGAGCCGGCTGTTTGAGGAGCCTGAGCTGACGCAGCGCTGCTGGGAGGTCATCGATGCACAGGCCGAGATGGCCCTACGGTCCGAAGGCTTCTGTGAGATAGACCGGCAGACACTGGAGATTATTGTCACTCGGGAGGCCCTCAACACCAAGGAGGCAGTGGTCTTCGAGGCCGTCCTGAACTGGGCCGAGGCAGAGTGCAAGAGGCAGGGGCTGCCAGTCACCCCACGAAACAAGAGGCATGTTTTGGGGCGAGCCCTCTATCTGGTCCGAATTCCAACCATGACCCTAGAGGAGTTTGCCAATGGCGCTGCCCAGTCAGACATCCTGACTCTGGAGGAGACCCACAGCATCTTCCTGTGGTACACGGCCACCAACAAGCCCCGCCTGGACTTCCCCCTGACCAAGAGGAAAGGCCTCGCCCCGCAGAGGTGCCACCGATTCCAGTCTTCTGCCTACCGCAGCAACCAGTGGCGGTACCGCGGGCGCTGCGACAGCATCCAGTTTGCAGTGGACAGAAGGGTATTTATTGCAGGGCTGGGCCTGTATGGGTCCAGCTCTGGGAAGGCTGAGTACAGCGTGAAGATTGAGCTCAAGCGGCTcggggtggttctggctcagaaCCTGACCAAGTTCATGTCAGACGGATCCAGTAACACCTTCCCGGTCTGGTTTGAACACCCGGTCCAGGTTGAACAAGACACCTTCTACACGGCCAGTGCCGTCCTGGATGGCAGCGAACTCAGCTACTTTGGGCAGGAGGGGATGACGGAAGTGCAGTGCGGAAAGGTGGCCTTCCAGTTCCAGTGCTCCTCGGATAGCACCAACGGGACTGGGGTccagggtgggcagatccctGAGCTCATCTTCTACGCCTGA